In Erigeron canadensis isolate Cc75 chromosome 6, C_canadensis_v1, whole genome shotgun sequence, the following are encoded in one genomic region:
- the LOC122603768 gene encoding protease Do-like 7, which yields MEKDKEKLQATAEDWRKALQKVVPAVVVLRTTATRAFDTEPAGSSYATGFVVDKTRGIILTNRHVVKPGPVVAEAMFVNREEIPVYPIYRDPIHDFGFFCYDPAAIQFLSYEEIPLAPDAACVGLEIRVVGNDSGEKISILAGTIARLDRDAPYYKKDGYNDFNTFYMQAASGTKGGSSGSPVVDWQGRAVALNAGSKSSSASAFFLPLERVVRALNFLQKGRDSFQDKWEAVTIPRGTLQTTFLHKGFDETRRFGLQTETEQLVRHASPLSETGMLVVDSVVPGGPAHKKLEPGDVLVRMNKEVITQFLKMEIQLDDSVGKNVELELERGGSPLTVQLTVQDLHSITPNYFLEVSGAVINPLSYQQARNFRFQCGLVYVSETGYMLFRAGVPRHAIIKKFAGEEISNLEDFIRVLSRLSRGARVPLEYISYLDRHRRKSVLVTVDGHEWYASPQIYTRDDNSGFWIAKQALQYANKQLVNGITSTDTSSRIEPHAQDEPSIIVKKRRVDEGLSGEASMLADYTVNESKVEIQEDPRSQEDTVVTDPHGCVAERVIEPTLVMFEVYVPSSCMLDGVHAQHFFGTGVIIHHSENLGLVVVDKNTVAISASDIMLSFAAFPMEIPGEVVFLHPVHNYAIVSYDPSALGVAGVSLVRAAELLPEPPLRRGESVYLVGLSRNLQATSRKSVVTNPCAALNISSADSPRYRATNMEVIELDTDFGSSFSGALTDEQGRVKAIWGSFSTQLKYSGSSEDHQFVRGIPIYAISQILTKIVSGAKGPPLLINGIKRSMPLVRILEVELYPTLLAKARSFGLSDHWIQALVKKDPVRRQVLRVKGCFAGSKAENLLTQGDMVLAINKKPITCFYDIEDACQALDLCDDPEGKLGLTIFREGHEIELLVGTDVRDGFGTTRVINWCGCFLQDPHPAVRALGFLPDEGHGVYVTRWSHGSPVHRYGLYALQWIVEVNGKPTPDLEAFVNVTKEIENGEFVRIKTVYLNGKPRVLTLKQDLHYWPTWELRFDPETATWQRKTIKAL from the exons AtggaaaaagataaagaaaagcTGCAGGCGACAGCTGAAGATTGGAGAAAGGCATTACAGAAAGTAGTTCCGGCGGTGGTTGTGCTCCGAACCACCGCCACTCGAGCTTTCGATACTGAACCCGCTGGTTCCAGCTACGCTACTGGCTTTGTTGTTGATAAGACACGTGGAATTATACTTACCAATCGTCATGTCGTTAAACCAG gTCCGGTGGTAGCCGAAGCTATGTTTGTGAATCGTGAAGAGATTCCTGTCTATCCAATCTATAGGGACCCT ATTCAcgattttggatttttttgttATGATCCTGCTGCGATTCAATTCCTGAGCTATGAAGAGATCCCTCTTGCTCCAGACGCTGCTTGTGTTGGATTGGAAATCAGAGTTGTCGGTAATGATAGTGGAGAGAAG ATCTCTATTTTGGCTGGTACCATTGCTCGTTTGGATAGGGATGCTccgtactataaaaa GGATGGCTACAACGATTTCAATACATTCTACATGCAG GCAGCTTCAGGTACTAAAGGTGGTTCAAGTGGTTCCCCAGTTGTTGATTGGCAGGGAAGAGCAGTTGCTTTAAATGCTGGCAGTAAGTCTTCAAGCGCTTCAGCCTTTTTCTTACCTTTAGAACGC GTGGTGAGGGCTCTGAATTTCTTACAGAAGGGAAGAGATTCTTTCCAAGATAAATGGGAGGCAGTTACAATACCACGTGGTACGCTCCAG ACCACTTTTCTTCACAAAGGATTTGATGAGACTCGGCGGTTTGGTTTGCAAACTGAAACTGAACAG TTGGTGCGCCATGCATCTCCTCTAAGCGAAACTGGAATGCTCGTTGTTGATTCTGTT GTGCCAGGTGGCCCAGCTCATAAAAAATTAGAGCCAGGTGACGTGCTTGTTCGCATGAACAAAGAG GTGATTACTCAGTTTCTGAAGATGGAGATTCAGCTTGATGATAGTGTTGGCAAAAATGTTGAATTAGAACTTGAAAGGGGTGGCAGTCCTTTGACTGTTCAATTGACG GTGCAAGATTTACACTCAATAACTCCAAATTACTTCTTGGAAGTCAGTGGTGCTGTGATAAACCCTCTTTCCTATCAACAG GCCAGAAATTTTCGCTTTCAGTGTGGTCTCGTGTATGTCTCAGAAACAGG TTATATGCTTTTTAGGGCTGGAGTTCCACGTCACGCCATTATAAAGAAGTTTGCAGGTGAAGAGATTTCAAACCTTGAAGACTTTATTAGGGTTTTGTCTAGACTTTCTAGAGGAGCCAGGGTTCCATTGGAATATATAAGCTACTTGGATCGTCATAGGAGGAAG TCGGTTCTAGTTACTGTTGATGGGCATGAGTGGTATGCCTCCCCTCAGATTTACACTCGTGATGACAATTCTGGTTTTTGGATAGCAAAGCAAGCTCTGCAATATGCCAATAAACAGTTAGTCAATGGTATAACCAGTACGGACACAAGTAGTAGAATTGAGCCGCATGCTCAAGATGAACCCAGCATTATAGTAAAAAAACGAAGAGTTGATGAAGGTCTATCTGGTGAGGCAAGTATGCTTGCTGATTATACTGTAAATGAATCAAAGGTTGAGATACAAGAAGACCCAAGATCTCAGGAAGATACAGTTGTGACAGACCCTCATGGTTGTGTTGCTGAGCGTGTGATCGAGCCAACTCTTGTCATGTTTGAG GTTTATGTACCATCATCTTGTATGCTTGATGGTGTCCACGCGCAACACTTTTTTGGAACTGGGGTGATCATACATCATTCTGAGAACTTGGGGTTGGTTGTGGTCGACAAGAACACCGTTGCTATATCAGCATCTGACATTATGCTTTCATTTGCTGCCTTCCCAATGGAAATTCCTGGCGAG GTTGTGTTTCTTCATCCTGTTCACAACTATGCTATTGTATCATATGATCCTTCTGCACTAGGAGTTGCAGGGGTTTCTCTAGTGCGAGCTGCTGAACTTCTTCCTG AACCTCCATTACGCCGTGGTGAATCCGTCTATCTAGTGGGGTTAAGTAGGAATTTACAGGCAACATCTAGAAAATCGGTTGTTACCAACCCATGTGCCGCTTTAAATATTAGCTCAGCTGATTCTCCACGGTACAGGGCAACAAACATGGAAGTAATTGAGCTCGACACTG ATTTTGGCAGCAGTTTTTCAGGAGCGCTTACTGATGAACAAGGGAGGGTTAAAGCTATATGGGGAAGTTTTTCAACTCAG CTGAAATATAGCGGGTCATCCGAAGATCATCAGTTTGTCAGGGGTATCCCTATATATGCAATAAGCCAAATACTCACAAAGATAGTATCTGGTGCAAAAGGACCACCCCTTCTCATTAATGGCATTAAAAGATCAATGCCTCTTGTTAGGATTTTGGAGGTTGAGCTATATCCCACTTTGCTTGCAAAGGCTAGAAGTTTTGGGCTGAGTGACCACTGGATCCAAGCTCTAGTGAAAAAAGACCCTGTCAGACGTCAAGTTTTACGGGTCAAAGGTTGTTTTGCAGGATCGAAAGCTGAAAATCTATTAACACAAGGCGATATGGTGCTGGCAATCAATAAAAAACCGATTACGTGTTTTTATGATATTGAAGATGCATGCCAGGCATTAGATCTTTGTGATGACCCAGAAGGAAAACTTGGGCTGACCATCTTTCGTGAG GGGCATGAAATCGAGCTTCTTGTTGGAACGGATGTGAGAGACGGATTTGGAACCACTCGTGTGATCAATTGGTGTGGATGTTTTTTACAGGATCCTCATCCAGCAGTGCGTGCTCTCGGGTTTTTGCCTGATGAAGGCCATGGTGTGTACGTGACAAG GTGGTCTCATGGAAGTCCTGTGCATAGATATGGCCTATATGCTCTTCAATGGATTGTCGAAGTTAATGGGAAACCAACTCCTGATTTGGAAGCCTTTGTAAACGTAACAAAG GAGATAGAAAATGGAGAATTTGTTCGTATTAAGACAGTGTATCTCAATGGAAAGCCACGGGTGCTAACATTGAAACAAGACCTGCACTACTGGCCTACATGGGAACTGAGGTTTGATCCGGAAACTGCAACATGGCAGCGCAAAACAATTAAAGCACTATGA